A section of the Mesorhizobium loti genome encodes:
- a CDS encoding GFA family protein, whose product MTIKGSCHCKATTFEVSEAPRTVTQCTCSFCSKRGSLWAYYTPSQFKLITPLKNVTFYQWGSKTVKHGFCTTCGCGTFTETPDWSTGEPDFDNPKISVNSRLFDDFDLDKVEVVVIDGKNLW is encoded by the coding sequence ATGACCATCAAGGGAAGCTGCCACTGCAAAGCGACGACATTCGAGGTTTCAGAGGCACCGCGGACGGTGACGCAATGCACCTGTTCGTTCTGCTCGAAACGCGGCTCGCTCTGGGCCTACTACACCCCATCGCAGTTCAAGCTCATCACGCCACTGAAAAACGTTACCTTCTATCAGTGGGGCTCGAAAACCGTAAAGCATGGTTTTTGCACAACTTGCGGCTGCGGCACGTTCACCGAAACGCCGGATTGGTCGACCGGCGAGCCGGATTTCGACAATCCCAAGATCAGCGTCAATTCGCGGCTGTTCGATGATTTCGATCTCGACAAGGTCGAAGTGGTGGTCATCGACGGCAAGAATCTCTGGTAA
- a CDS encoding NAD-dependent epimerase/dehydratase family protein, with protein sequence MPRSVLVSGGCGFIGSHLVDRLLRRDDLETLVVVDNLWTGLQDNIAHVSDPRFSLRIADAESFTASQHFDEIIHLASPASPVWYMREPARTIRANIGGALNLLSLLKPGGRFCFTSTSEVYGDPLVSPQPETYRGSVDCTGPRASYDESKRCTEALLFEEQRVSGLDLRVVRLFNTYGPRTRIDDGRAVSNFVSQALTTGILTVYGDGSQSRSWGYIDDIVDGLERFFWRDGISHRGPLNIGNNREVSVLETAKFVSSLVPGSRIEHHPPLPQDPTNRCPDLTMARQVLPDWEAKTGYQEGIQRTFEWFRRQLATDGRSVASA encoded by the coding sequence ATGCCACGCAGCGTGTTGGTTTCTGGTGGCTGCGGCTTCATTGGCTCCCATCTTGTCGATCGGCTGTTGCGGCGCGATGATCTGGAAACGCTTGTTGTCGTCGACAATCTGTGGACCGGATTGCAAGACAACATTGCCCATGTCTCGGACCCGCGGTTCAGCCTGCGGATCGCCGATGCCGAGAGCTTCACCGCCAGCCAGCATTTCGACGAGATCATCCATCTGGCGTCACCAGCTTCGCCTGTGTGGTACATGCGCGAGCCGGCGCGCACGATCAGGGCCAACATAGGCGGCGCGCTCAATCTTCTGTCGCTGCTCAAGCCCGGCGGTCGCTTCTGCTTCACCTCGACTTCGGAAGTCTATGGCGATCCTCTGGTCTCGCCGCAGCCGGAGACCTATCGAGGATCCGTGGACTGTACCGGGCCGCGGGCCTCCTATGACGAGAGCAAGCGCTGCACCGAGGCGCTGCTGTTCGAAGAGCAACGCGTCAGCGGCCTCGACTTGCGCGTCGTCAGGCTGTTCAACACCTATGGGCCGCGAACGCGTATCGATGACGGCCGCGCCGTTTCGAATTTTGTCAGCCAAGCCCTGACCACGGGAATCCTGACCGTCTATGGCGATGGCTCGCAATCGCGCAGCTGGGGCTACATCGACGATATCGTCGATGGGTTGGAGCGGTTCTTCTGGCGCGACGGCATCTCGCATCGGGGCCCCTTGAACATCGGCAACAATCGCGAGGTCTCGGTTCTCGAGACCGCGAAATTCGTCAGTTCGCTTGTTCCGGGCAGCCGCATCGAACACCATCCGCCTCTCCCGCAGGATCCGACAAACCGGTGCCCTGACCTGACGATGGCAAGACAGGTGCTTCCCGATTGGGAGGCAAAAACCGGCTACCAGGAGGGGATCCAGCGCACCTTCGAATGGTTCCGCCGGCAGCTTGCGACCGACGGGAGATCGGTGGCATCAGCCTGA
- a CDS encoding penicillin-binding protein 1A, translating into MIRLIGYFFGIGTTLALLVAAGVAIYISHLSKDLPDYEVLAKYEPPVTTRIHASDGSLMAEYARERRLYLPIQAIPDRVKAAFLSAEDKNFYNHPGIDVTGLGRAIIVNLQNFGSGRRQVGASTITQQVAKNFLLTADQTYERKIKEMILAFRIEQAYPKDRILELYLNEIFFGFGAYGVAGAALTYFDKSVNELTVAEAAYLASLPKGPNNYHPFKHADRAIERRNWVIDQMVENGYVTREEGNKAKAEPLGVTPRRTGTYLFAGEYFTEEVRRQIIARYGENALYEGGLSVRTTLDPKVQLIARKAMQNGLIKYDTLRGYRGPVKSIDVSGDWGVPLGAVKGLEDVPEWSLAVVLDSSASGLSIGLQPARQASGDIVKERVEGTVSKDDMGFAMRHVVDGKTVKAKSPADVLKPGDVIFVQKNEGSDNTYSLRQVPEVEGGLIAMDPHTGRVLAMVGGFSYAQSEFNRATQAMRQPGSSFKPIVYSAALDNGYTPASVIMDGPITIQSGNTTWTPKNYDGTVAGPATLRSGIEKSRNLMTVRLANDMGMKLVVEYAERFGVYDHLAPYLPMALGSGETTVMRMVSAYSIMANGGKSIKPSLIDRIQDRYGKTVFKQDERGCEGCNAPEWKNQPEPELVDNSEQVLDPMTAYQITSMMEGVVQRGTGATIGELGRHIAGKTGTTNDEKDAWFIGYTPNLVVGLYMGYDTPRGLGHGATGGGLAAPIFKDFMRVALDGTPNVDFKVPDGMNLIAINRKTGMRATSGDPGTIIEAFKPGTGPADSYWVIGMGADGSNASGGALSPQANQAIQDGGGGLY; encoded by the coding sequence ATGATTCGTCTCATTGGCTATTTCTTCGGCATCGGCACGACGCTGGCCCTTTTGGTCGCGGCGGGCGTTGCGATTTACATCAGCCATCTGTCGAAGGATCTGCCCGACTACGAGGTGCTGGCCAAATACGAGCCGCCGGTGACGACCCGCATCCATGCCTCCGACGGCTCGCTGATGGCCGAATACGCGCGAGAACGGCGCCTCTACCTGCCGATCCAGGCGATCCCGGATCGCGTCAAGGCGGCCTTCCTGTCGGCGGAAGACAAGAATTTCTATAATCACCCCGGCATCGACGTGACCGGTCTTGGCCGCGCCATCATCGTCAATCTGCAGAATTTCGGCTCGGGCAGGCGCCAGGTCGGCGCGTCGACGATCACCCAGCAGGTGGCCAAGAACTTCCTGCTGACCGCGGACCAGACCTACGAGCGCAAGATCAAGGAGATGATCCTCGCCTTCCGCATCGAGCAGGCCTATCCCAAGGATCGTATCCTCGAGCTCTACCTCAACGAAATCTTCTTCGGTTTCGGTGCCTATGGTGTCGCTGGCGCGGCGCTCACCTATTTCGACAAATCGGTGAACGAACTGACCGTCGCCGAGGCTGCCTATCTGGCTTCGCTTCCGAAAGGCCCCAACAACTACCATCCCTTCAAGCATGCCGATCGCGCTATCGAGCGCCGCAACTGGGTCATCGACCAGATGGTCGAGAATGGCTACGTCACGCGTGAGGAAGGCAACAAGGCCAAGGCCGAGCCGCTCGGCGTCACGCCGCGCCGTACCGGCACCTATCTCTTCGCGGGTGAATATTTCACCGAGGAGGTGCGTCGCCAGATCATTGCCCGCTACGGCGAGAATGCACTGTACGAAGGTGGCTTATCCGTCCGCACCACGCTTGATCCGAAAGTTCAGCTTATCGCCCGCAAGGCGATGCAGAACGGCTTGATCAAATACGATACGCTGCGTGGCTATCGCGGGCCGGTGAAGTCAATCGACGTGTCCGGTGACTGGGGCGTCCCGCTGGGAGCGGTCAAGGGACTGGAAGATGTTCCCGAATGGTCCCTGGCCGTCGTGCTCGACTCCTCGGCGTCCGGTCTCTCGATAGGGCTGCAGCCCGCACGCCAGGCGTCGGGCGATATCGTGAAGGAACGCGTCGAAGGTACCGTCAGCAAGGACGACATGGGCTTTGCCATGCGCCATGTAGTCGACGGCAAGACGGTCAAGGCCAAGTCGCCGGCCGATGTGCTGAAGCCGGGCGACGTCATCTTCGTGCAGAAGAACGAAGGCTCGGACAATACCTACAGCCTGCGCCAGGTTCCAGAGGTGGAGGGCGGTCTGATCGCCATGGATCCGCACACCGGCCGTGTGCTGGCCATGGTCGGCGGCTTCTCCTATGCCCAGTCCGAGTTCAACCGCGCCACCCAGGCCATGCGCCAGCCCGGCTCCTCGTTCAAGCCGATCGTCTATTCGGCCGCGCTCGACAATGGCTATACACCGGCCTCGGTGATCATGGACGGACCGATCACCATCCAGAGCGGCAACACGACCTGGACTCCGAAGAACTATGACGGCACCGTCGCCGGGCCGGCAACGCTGCGCTCCGGCATCGAGAAGTCGCGCAACCTGATGACCGTGCGGCTTGCCAACGACATGGGCATGAAGCTGGTCGTCGAATATGCCGAGCGCTTCGGCGTCTACGATCATCTGGCGCCATATCTGCCGATGGCGCTGGGCTCTGGCGAGACGACCGTCATGCGCATGGTTTCGGCCTATTCGATCATGGCCAATGGCGGCAAGTCGATCAAACCATCGCTGATCGACCGCATCCAGGACCGCTACGGCAAGACCGTGTTCAAGCAGGATGAGCGCGGCTGCGAAGGTTGTAACGCGCCTGAGTGGAAGAATCAGCCGGAGCCGGAGCTGGTCGACAATTCCGAGCAGGTGCTCGATCCGATGACTGCCTACCAGATCACCTCGATGATGGAAGGCGTGGTGCAACGCGGCACCGGCGCCACCATCGGGGAACTGGGCCGCCACATCGCCGGCAAGACCGGCACCACCAACGACGAAAAGGACGCCTGGTTCATCGGCTATACGCCGAACCTCGTGGTTGGCTTGTACATGGGCTACGACACGCCGCGCGGCCTTGGCCATGGCGCCACCGGTGGCGGTCTGGCCGCCCCGATCTTCAAGGACTTCATGCGCGTGGCACTCGACGGCACGCCCAATGTCGACTTCAAGGTGCCGGACGGCATGAATCTGATCGCCATCAACCGCAAGACCGGCATGCGTGCCACGTCGGGCGATCCGGGCACCATCATCGAGGCCTTCAAGCCGGGCACCGGTCCGGCAGACAGCTATTGGGTGATCGGCATGGGTGCCGATGGCTCCAACGCATCGGGCGGCGCACTGTCGCCACAGGCGAACCAGGCCATCCAGGACGGCGGCGGCGGCCTCTACTGA
- the glf gene encoding UDP-galactopyranose mutase yields the protein MDKNLLSEADILIVGAGFYGATLAERIATQLGRRVLVIDRRRHIGGNAYTEEDPATGVEIHRYGPHLFHTSNEEVWNYLRGFTGFTAYRHRAFSTYRDKVYPLPINLATICQFFGKRLSPDEARGMITGQAAELGDRPPANLEEKAISLVGRPLYEAFIKGYTAKQWQTDPRELPAQIIARLPVRYTFEDGYFNDRFQGQPVDGYTAIFEKMLAHELIETRLGVDFFDIKPLLPKDLPVVYTGPIDRYFDYSEGELGWRTIDIDLEVMDTPDHQGTAIMNYADETVPYTRVVEFRHFNPERQHKSDKTLIGREYSRFAGRADEPYYPIDTRRDQAVYRRYLERAAAEKNLHLGGRLGTYRYLDMHQAIGAALKAFETVLEPYFTGKLDSVSRSP from the coding sequence ATGGACAAGAACCTGCTCAGCGAAGCCGACATTCTCATTGTCGGCGCGGGCTTTTATGGCGCGACGCTCGCCGAGCGCATCGCCACGCAACTCGGCCGGCGCGTGCTGGTGATCGACCGGCGCCGGCACATCGGCGGCAATGCCTACACCGAGGAGGATCCCGCCACCGGCGTCGAGATCCACCGCTACGGGCCGCATCTGTTCCACACATCCAATGAAGAGGTCTGGAATTACCTGCGCGGCTTCACCGGCTTCACGGCCTATCGCCATCGCGCATTTTCGACCTATCGCGACAAGGTCTATCCGCTGCCCATCAACCTTGCCACGATCTGCCAGTTCTTCGGCAAGCGGCTGAGCCCGGACGAGGCGCGCGGCATGATCACCGGACAGGCGGCGGAGCTTGGCGATCGCCCGCCGGCCAATCTCGAGGAGAAGGCGATCTCGCTGGTCGGCCGTCCGCTCTACGAGGCTTTCATCAAGGGCTACACCGCCAAGCAATGGCAGACGGATCCGCGCGAACTGCCGGCGCAGATCATCGCCCGTCTGCCGGTCCGCTACACGTTCGAGGATGGCTACTTCAACGACCGTTTCCAGGGCCAACCGGTGGATGGCTATACGGCGATCTTCGAAAAGATGCTCGCGCATGAGCTCATCGAAACACGGCTTGGCGTCGATTTTTTCGATATCAAACCCTTGCTGCCGAAAGACCTGCCGGTCGTCTACACCGGTCCGATCGACCGTTATTTCGACTATTCGGAGGGCGAGCTCGGCTGGCGGACCATCGACATCGATCTCGAGGTCATGGACACGCCGGATCATCAGGGCACGGCGATCATGAACTATGCCGACGAAACCGTGCCCTACACCCGCGTGGTCGAATTCCGGCATTTCAATCCGGAACGTCAGCACAAGAGCGACAAGACACTCATCGGCCGCGAGTATTCCCGTTTTGCCGGCCGCGCCGACGAGCCCTACTATCCGATCGATACACGCCGGGATCAGGCGGTTTACCGTCGCTATCTCGAACGGGCGGCCGCCGAGAAAAACCTGCATCTGGGCGGACGGTTGGGCACCTACCGGTATCTCGACATGCACCAGGCGATCGGCGCGGCCTTGAAGGCTTTCGAAACCGTGCTTGAACCCTACTTTACCGGCAAGCTCGATTCTGTCTCGCGGTCGCCATGA
- the prfB gene encoding peptide chain release factor 2 (programmed frameshift) — protein MRAETQNIVDEIRQAITLLRRHFDWDQAIKRLEYLNVRAEDASLWNEPLEAQKLMRERQSLEEGIAAVKGLTQALEDNIGLIELGEEEGDEGIVAEAEAAIRSMQGEAKARQVETLLSGEADANDTYLEVHAGAGGTESQDWASMLLRMYTRWAERRRFKVEVLEVHDGEEAGIKSATLLIKGHNAYGWLKTESGVHRLVRISPYDSNARRHTSFSSIWVYPVVDDRIEIDVSESDVRIDTYRSSGSGGQHVNTTDSAVRITHIATGIAVACQAERSQHKNKAKAWEMLRSRLYEEELKKREAVANATEASKSDIGWGHQIRSYVLQPYQLVKDLRTGVESTSPSSVLDGDLDDFMEASLSQRIEGGAGEAVADLD, from the exons ATGCGCGCGGAAACGCAGAATATTGTCGACGAGATCAGGCAGGCGATAACCCTGCTGAGGAGGCAT TTTGACTGGGATCAGGCCATAAAGCGGCTTGAATACCTGAATGTGCGGGCGGAGGACGCCAGCCTCTGGAACGAACCGCTGGAAGCCCAGAAGCTGATGCGCGAGCGCCAGAGCCTCGAGGAAGGCATCGCGGCGGTCAAGGGCCTGACGCAGGCGCTGGAAGACAATATCGGCTTGATCGAGCTTGGCGAGGAAGAAGGCGACGAGGGCATCGTCGCCGAGGCCGAAGCGGCGATCCGGTCGATGCAGGGCGAGGCGAAGGCCCGCCAGGTCGAGACGCTGCTGTCGGGCGAAGCCGACGCCAACGACACCTATCTCGAAGTTCATGCCGGCGCCGGCGGCACCGAGAGCCAGGACTGGGCCTCGATGCTGTTGCGCATGTACACGCGCTGGGCCGAGCGCCGCCGCTTCAAGGTCGAGGTGCTGGAAGTGCATGATGGCGAAGAGGCTGGCATCAAATCCGCTACTCTCTTGATCAAGGGCCACAATGCCTATGGCTGGCTGAAGACGGAATCGGGCGTCCACCGCCTGGTGCGCATTTCGCCCTATGACAGCAATGCGCGTCGCCATACGTCCTTCTCCAGCATCTGGGTCTACCCAGTCGTCGATGACAGGATCGAGATCGATGTTTCGGAATCGGATGTGCGCATCGACACCTATCGCTCGTCGGGTTCCGGCGGCCAGCACGTCAACACCACCGATTCGGCCGTGCGCATCACCCATATCGCCACCGGCATCGCGGTCGCCTGCCAGGCTGAGCGTTCACAGCACAAGAACAAGGCCAAGGCCTGGGAGATGCTGCGCTCGCGGCTCTACGAGGAAGAGCTGAAGAAGCGTGAGGCCGTCGCCAACGCTACCGAAGCCTCGAAAAGCGACATCGGTTGGGGCCACCAGATCCGTTCCTACGTGTTGCAGCCCTATCAGCTGGTCAAGGATCTGCGCACGGGCGTCGAAAGCACCAGCCCGTCAAGCGTTCTCGATGGCGATCTCGACGACTTCATGGAAGCCTCGCTGTCGCAACGCATCGAGGGCGGCGCCGGTGAAGCCGTGGCGGATCTGGACTAG
- a CDS encoding DEAD/DEAH box helicase: MSSDTTIAQEALTFSDLGLSPKVLSAVTDAGYTQPTPIQAGAIPHALLGKDVLGIAQTGTGKTASFVLPMLTRLEKGRARARMPRTLILEPTRELAAQVEENFVKYGKNHKLNIALLIGGVSFDEQDKKLERGADVLIATPGRLLDHRERGKLLLNGVEILVIDEADRMLDMGFIPDIERICEMIPFTRQTLFFSATMPPEITKLTEKFLHAPVRVEVSKAASAATNIIQRLVKSGSKPWDKRETLRNLIRAEDAELKNAIIFCNRKVEVSELFRSLLKYDFDAGALHGDMDQRARMQMLANFRDGKLRYLVASDVAARGLDIPDVSHVFNYDVPIHAEDYVHRIGRTGRAGRSGKSFTIATKSDTKYIDAIERLIGNKIEWHDGDLSTVVASEGEDDAPRRGKGAPRRAGRKDDDRKDRGERKKGGERRARHGEEDTPPVIAQQEQPDVAETPVADIGERRARKDAIRSENGERKGSADRAPERGDTRPQRDGNRPARHRQEDNDATVGFGDDMPAFMRIVAKV; encoded by the coding sequence TTGTCCTCAGACACCACGATCGCTCAAGAAGCGTTGACCTTTTCAGACCTCGGCCTGTCGCCGAAGGTGCTTTCCGCAGTTACCGATGCCGGCTACACGCAGCCGACTCCGATCCAGGCCGGTGCCATCCCGCACGCCCTGCTCGGCAAGGACGTGCTGGGCATAGCCCAGACCGGCACCGGCAAAACCGCCTCCTTTGTGCTGCCGATGCTGACTCGGCTGGAAAAAGGCCGCGCCCGCGCCCGTATGCCGCGCACCCTGATCCTGGAGCCGACGCGTGAGCTTGCCGCGCAGGTCGAGGAAAACTTCGTCAAATACGGCAAGAATCACAAGCTTAACATCGCGCTTCTGATCGGCGGCGTATCGTTCGACGAACAGGACAAGAAACTGGAGCGTGGCGCCGACGTGCTGATCGCGACCCCCGGCCGCCTGCTCGACCACCGCGAACGCGGAAAGCTTTTGCTCAATGGCGTCGAGATCCTCGTCATCGACGAGGCCGACCGCATGCTGGACATGGGGTTCATTCCCGATATCGAGCGGATCTGCGAAATGATCCCGTTCACCCGGCAGACGCTGTTCTTCTCGGCGACCATGCCGCCTGAGATCACCAAGCTGACGGAAAAATTCCTCCACGCACCGGTGCGTGTCGAGGTTTCCAAGGCTGCGTCCGCCGCCACCAACATTATCCAGCGGCTGGTCAAATCCGGCTCCAAGCCGTGGGACAAGCGCGAGACGTTGCGCAACCTGATACGGGCCGAGGACGCGGAGCTGAAGAACGCCATCATCTTCTGCAACCGCAAGGTCGAGGTGTCGGAACTGTTCCGCTCGCTGCTGAAGTATGATTTCGATGCTGGCGCCCTGCATGGCGACATGGACCAGCGTGCCCGTATGCAGATGCTGGCCAATTTCCGTGACGGCAAGCTTCGCTATCTCGTGGCTTCGGACGTCGCCGCGCGCGGACTCGACATCCCCGATGTCAGCCACGTCTTCAACTATGACGTGCCGATCCATGCCGAGGACTATGTCCACCGTATCGGCCGCACGGGCCGCGCCGGGCGCTCCGGCAAATCCTTCACCATCGCGACCAAGTCCGACACCAAGTATATCGACGCCATCGAACGGCTTATCGGCAACAAGATCGAGTGGCATGACGGTGACCTGTCGACCGTGGTCGCCAGCGAGGGTGAAGACGATGCGCCGCGCCGGGGCAAAGGCGCGCCGCGCCGCGCTGGCCGCAAGGACGATGATCGCAAGGACAGGGGCGAGCGCAAGAAGGGCGGCGAACGCCGCGCCAGACATGGCGAGGAAGATACCCCTCCGGTAATCGCACAGCAGGAACAGCCCGATGTGGCTGAGACGCCTGTCGCCGATATCGGCGAACGGCGCGCGCGCAAGGATGCAATCCGCTCGGAAAATGGCGAGCGCAAGGGCTCCGCGGATCGCGCGCCGGAACGAGGCGATACCAGGCCGCAGCGCGATGGCAACCGCCCTGCCCGCCACCGGCAGGAAGACAACGACGCGACCGTGGGCTTCGGCGACGACATGCCGGCCTTCATGCGCATCGTCGCCAAGGTATAA
- a CDS encoding OmpA family protein has translation MKKTVLVVMATALLVSACTTTDPYTGDQKISNTAAGAGLGALAGASLGLLAGGNDRRNALIGAGIGALAGGAIGATMDQNEAELRRQLQGTGVSVTRSGDQIILNMPSDITFNVDQDAVKPGFYPVLNSVALVLKKFRQTTVDVFGHTDSTGGEQHNFDLSQRRALAVANYLSGQGVDQRRFAVTGFGKTRPIASNATAEGRAQNRRVEIQLSPLT, from the coding sequence ATGAAGAAGACCGTGCTCGTCGTCATGGCGACGGCTTTGCTCGTGAGCGCCTGCACCACCACCGATCCGTATACGGGCGACCAGAAGATTTCCAACACGGCCGCCGGTGCCGGTCTCGGCGCCCTCGCAGGCGCGAGCCTCGGTCTGCTTGCCGGCGGCAATGACCGCCGCAACGCGCTGATTGGCGCTGGCATCGGTGCGCTGGCCGGTGGCGCCATCGGCGCGACAATGGATCAGAACGAGGCGGAATTGCGCCGGCAGCTCCAGGGCACCGGCGTCAGCGTCACCCGCAGCGGCGACCAGATCATCCTCAACATGCCGTCCGACATCACCTTCAATGTAGATCAGGATGCGGTGAAGCCCGGCTTCTATCCGGTGCTGAATTCCGTCGCACTGGTGCTGAAGAAGTTCCGCCAGACGACCGTCGATGTCTTTGGCCATACCGATTCGACGGGCGGTGAGCAGCACAATTTCGATCTGTCGCAGCGCCGTGCGCTGGCGGTTGCCAACTATCTGTCCGGGCAGGGAGTCGATCAGCGCCGCTTCGCCGTTACCGGCTTCGGCAAGACGCGTCCGATCGCGTCCAACGCGACGGCCGAAGGCCGCGCCCAGAACCGGCGCGTCGAGATCCAGCTGTCGCCGCTCACCTGA
- a CDS encoding N-acetylmuramoyl-L-alanine amidase encodes MGLADFTDKGCRVGGRILGAFCLLLLVVISQAFCSVANAADAPLVAKGYKMAGDATKMRIVLDFDREPDIKWFLLRGPNRLVIDLANTRLAIDAKDLKPRGLVKSVRLGELGEGVSRLILTGKGPFAVDKLDVLKNEDGTGYRIAIDMSAASEREFDAALANQALTTGSTVSTDKGGRVGTGPVSNPGHRFTVVIDPGHGGVDGGAEGLNGTIEKNVTLAFATELRDKLAAIGKYDVFMTRDTDEYLRLDDRVRIARQHEADLLISIHADTISVKGIRGATVYTVSDKASDPEAQALADRENLSDQFAGMVIKDDNKEVTDILIDLIRRETHTFSMSFAHTLVGQLSTSVGLINNPQRSAGFKVLKAPDVPSVLVELGYLSNAKDEAQLLDAEWRGKAAQSITNAVALFASARAGTGTGG; translated from the coding sequence ATGGGACTGGCGGACTTCACAGACAAGGGATGTCGTGTTGGCGGCCGGATTCTCGGCGCTTTCTGTCTCCTGCTGCTGGTCGTGATTTCCCAGGCGTTTTGCTCCGTTGCCAATGCCGCCGACGCGCCGCTGGTGGCCAAAGGCTACAAGATGGCGGGCGATGCCACCAAGATGCGCATCGTCTTGGATTTCGATCGCGAGCCTGACATCAAATGGTTCCTGCTGCGCGGACCCAATCGCCTGGTGATCGATCTGGCGAATACCAGGCTGGCGATCGACGCCAAGGACTTGAAGCCGCGCGGCCTGGTCAAGAGTGTGCGCCTGGGCGAGCTAGGTGAAGGCGTTTCGCGGCTGATCCTCACCGGCAAGGGACCGTTCGCCGTCGACAAGCTGGATGTGCTCAAGAATGAGGACGGAACCGGCTACCGCATTGCCATCGACATGTCGGCAGCCTCCGAACGCGAGTTCGACGCCGCCCTTGCCAACCAGGCGCTGACCACCGGTTCGACTGTTTCGACCGACAAGGGTGGGCGGGTCGGCACCGGGCCGGTCTCCAATCCGGGCCATCGCTTCACCGTCGTCATCGATCCCGGCCATGGCGGCGTCGACGGCGGGGCCGAGGGTCTGAACGGCACGATTGAGAAGAATGTGACGCTGGCCTTCGCCACGGAGTTGCGCGACAAGCTAGCGGCTATCGGCAAATACGATGTCTTCATGACGCGCGACACCGATGAGTATCTGCGTCTGGACGACCGCGTGCGCATTGCCCGCCAGCATGAGGCCGATCTGCTGATTTCGATCCATGCCGATACGATCAGCGTCAAGGGCATCCGCGGCGCCACCGTATATACGGTCTCCGACAAGGCATCGGATCCCGAGGCGCAGGCGCTTGCCGACCGCGAGAATCTCTCGGACCAGTTTGCCGGTATGGTCATCAAGGACGATAACAAGGAAGTGACCGACATCCTGATCGACCTGATCCGCCGCGAGACGCACACCTTCTCGATGAGTTTCGCCCACACGCTGGTCGGCCAGCTTTCGACCAGCGTCGGCCTCATCAACAATCCGCAGCGTTCGGCGGGATTCAAGGTGCTGAAGGCGCCGGACGTGCCATCCGTGCTGGTCGAACTCGGCTATCTCTCGAATGCCAAGGACGAAGCGCAACTGCTCGACGCCGAATGGCGCGGCAAGGCCGCACAAAGCATCACCAACGCCGTGGCGCTGTTCGCTTCCGCCCGTGCCGGAACGGGGACCGGAGGTTGA
- a CDS encoding NAD kinase, which produces MSTAANSIAFVSSDTADAKAALESLSARYGQCPVADAGVVVALGGDGFLLQTLRDTMGTGKKVYGMNRGTIGFLMNEYRSGGLTERIAAAVAETIRPLEMQAVTSEGETVSALAINEVALWRQSYQTAKIRITIDEQIRLEELNCDGVMIATPAGSTAYNLSAHGPILPLDAPLLALTPVSPFRPRRWRGALLSNKATVRFDILEPEKRPVNAAADHTEVKAVTSVTVRESPTATATLLFDPNHSWNERILAEQFRY; this is translated from the coding sequence ATGAGCACAGCCGCCAACAGCATCGCCTTCGTCTCGTCCGACACAGCAGACGCCAAGGCGGCGCTGGAGAGCCTGTCGGCGCGTTATGGCCAATGTCCCGTCGCGGATGCCGGGGTTGTCGTGGCTCTGGGCGGCGACGGCTTCCTGCTGCAGACCCTGCGCGACACGATGGGGACGGGGAAGAAAGTCTACGGCATGAACCGTGGCACCATCGGTTTCCTGATGAACGAGTATCGTTCCGGCGGCCTCACCGAACGCATCGCGGCCGCCGTCGCCGAGACGATCCGCCCGCTGGAGATGCAAGCCGTCACCTCGGAGGGTGAAACGGTTTCCGCACTGGCGATCAACGAGGTGGCGCTTTGGCGCCAGTCCTACCAGACCGCCAAGATTCGCATCACCATCGATGAGCAGATACGGCTTGAAGAGCTGAACTGCGATGGCGTGATGATCGCGACGCCGGCCGGATCGACCGCCTACAATCTTTCCGCGCATGGGCCGATCCTGCCGCTCGACGCCCCACTGCTGGCGCTCACGCCAGTCAGCCCGTTTCGCCCGCGCCGCTGGCGTGGCGCATTGCTCTCCAACAAGGCGACCGTACGCTTCGACATTCTGGAGCCGGAAAAGCGACCGGTGAACGCCGCCGCCGACCATACGGAGGTCAAGGCGGTGACCTCCGTAACGGTTCGCGAGTCGCCGACAGCAACGGCAACATTGCTGTTCGATCCCAATCATTCCTGGAACGAGCGCATCCTGGCCGAACAGTTCCGTTACTGA